The following proteins come from a genomic window of Aspergillus oryzae RIB40 DNA, chromosome 4:
- a CDS encoding BRCT domain protein (predicted protein): MDSHLDVRQSKHKRPFRCQAWEESWLQYMQSRSVMRNFSLRYSRVGKSNSQILAPAGSSLDTALVAFERFFEEYTGKSWALRGNGILPQPKRDSAGNLLPPHEGWYIYEDNTNMFLDFIQKGSASTTDAFGK, from the exons ATGGACTCACATCTTGATGTTAGGCAAAGCAAACACAAAAGGCCCTTCAGGTGCCAAGCGTGGGAAGAGAGCTGGCTCCAGTACAT GCAATCACGAAGCGTAATGAGAAATTTCAGCTTACG ATACAGCCGTGTTGGTAAATCAAACTCCCAGATTCTTGCTCCAGCCGGAAGCAGCTTAGACACGGCCCTAGTAGCATTTGAACGGTTCTTCGAAGAATACACGGGAAAGAGCTGGGCGCTGCGTGGGAACGGAATTCTGCCCCAGCCGAAGAGAGATAGTGCAGGTAACCTCTTACCTCCCCATGAGGGTTGGTATATCTACGAAGACAATACAAATATGTTCCTCGACTTTATCCAGAAAGGCTCGGCCAGCACCACCGATGCATTTGGAAAGTAA
- a CDS encoding snoRNA-binding rRNA-processing protein IMP4 (U3 small nucleolar ribonucleoprotein (snoRNP) component): MLRRQARERRDYLYRRALLLRDASIAEKRAQLKASLASGKPLDPSIANDKQLREDFKYDESLPTSDKKDKDADMLDLDDEYALTSGVVDPRPIVTTSRNPSVRLGAFAKEIRLLLPTSIRLNRGGLVLPDLVSSANAAALTDMVLLHEHRGTPTAMTISHLPHGPTASFSLHNVVLRADIPNAARGTVSESYPHLVFEGFKTKLGLRVVQILKHLFPPREAGKVGNRVVSFVNREDSIEVRHHVFVKTSYRDVELAEVGPRMTMRLFEIRGGSLEKGSSGDVEWALTQYTRTSRKKDYL, translated from the exons ATGCTT CGCCGTCAAGCTCGTGAGCGCCGAGATTATCTGTATCGGAGAGCGTTGCTTCTCCGCGATGCCTCTATCGCCGAAAAGCGAGCACAGTTGAAGGCGTCGCTAGCTTCTGGAAAACCCCTTGATCCTTCCATCGCAAACGATAAACAGCTTCGCGAAGATTTTAAATATGACGAGTCTTTACCGACGTCGGATAAGAAAGATAAGGATGCGGATATGCTAgaccttgatgatgaatatgCCCTCACATCAGGAGTCGTCGATCCTCGCCCCATTGTCACAACTTCTCGAAACCCGTCTGTCCGTTTAGGCGCATTCGCAAAGGAAATCCGCCTGCTTCTTCCAACCTCGATTCGACTGAACCGTGGTGGTCTTGTGCTCCCAGACCTTGTATCGAGTGCCAATGCTGCAGCGTTGACGGATATGGTTCTCCTCCATGAACACCGAGGAACCCCCACAGCGATGACCATTTCTCACCTACCTCATGGCCCGACAGCCAGTTTTTCACTTCACAATGTCGTTCTTCGTGCAGACATTCCTAATGCTGCCCGTGGTACCGTGTCGGAGAGCTACCCCCACCTCGTCTTTGAGGGTTTCAAGACGAAACTGGGCCTTCGGGTAGTCCAGATATTGAAGCATCTCTTCCCTCCGCGTGAGGCTGGAAAGGTTGGCAACCGTGTCGTTAGTTTCGTGAACAGGGAGGACAGCATCGAAGTGCGGCACCACGTGTTCGTGAAGACGAGTTATCGGGACGTTGAACTGGCCGAAGTTGGCCCACGCATGACCATGAGATTGTTTGAGATCCGCGGTGGATCCCTGGAGAAGGGCTCTAGTGGTGATGTTGAATGGGCTCTTACACAGTACACCAGAACCAGCAGGAAGAAGGATTACCTGTGA
- a CDS encoding putative regulator of nonsense transcripts (RNA helicase nonsense mRNA reducing factor (pNORF1)), with translation MAALGDDSRELDDITGGLRPRRHDDDDDGSDNGDDDLESTTSAPAAENAENQRHTEEEKELPPHACAYCGIHNPSSVVKCLSCSKWFCSARGNTSSSHIVNHLVRARHKEVQLHPASSLGDTILECYNCGTKNVFLLGFIPAKSDTVVVLLCRQPCAAMPSSKDMNWDTSRWQPLIEDRSFLPWLVAAPSDQEQLRARHLSPQLIAKLEEMWKENSQATFSDLEKATAVDDEPAPVLLRYDDAFQYQNIFGPLVKIEADYDRKLKESQSQDGLIVRWDLGLNNKHLASFILPKLELGDVKLAVGDEMRLKYTGELRPKWEGVGYVIKIPNNQSDEVTIELRAKGDHKSVPTECTHNFTADYVWKSTSFDRMQLAMKTFAVDEMSVSGYIFHRLLGHEVAAAPMKTQMPKKFSVPGLPELNGSQINAVKSVLQRPLSLIQGPPGTGKTVTSATIIYHLAKLNGGQVLVCAPSNVAVDQLCERIHRTGLKTVRVTAKSREDVESPVGFLSLHEQVRLNDSNIELLKLNQLKAELGELSSQDEKRLKQLTRSAEREILNNADVICCTCVGAGDPRLAKLKFRTVLIDESTQSAEPECMIPLVLGCKQVVLVGDHQQLGPVIMNKKAAKAGLNQSLFERLVILGCSPIRLNVQYRMHPCLSEFPSNMFYEGSLQNGISSIERLRRDVDFPWPISDNPMMFWSNLGNEEISASGTSYLNRTEATNVEKIVTRFFKAGVQPGDIGIITPYEGQRSYIVSSMQATGTFKKEHYKEIEVASVDAFQGREKDFIILSCVRSNDHQGIGFLSDPRRLNVALTRAKYGLAILGNPKVLSKHPLWNCLLQHFKERHCLVEGPLSNLQESLIQFSRPKQAYRGPQRFQMAYNHASSVTSGMMNGKNGHRNDFHDTGSVVGYIPDDVSSVHSSALGGVGIPSGYPPMFQNFADSWPALPGNRRANGNRGKGAPSIAGESIAATESDVTASIIDGKSVDQGGVSLAGLSIHDMSKQPSLSQSDRLKRYVESGGREPYKPGVADNNSIFGGSSASIRVTRGVPGHIIDDDDTRSVSTAFASQVGGNYD, from the exons ATGGCGGCTCTAGGCGATGATTCAAGGGAATTGGATGACATAACTGGTGGTCTCCGCCCGCGGAGgcatgacgatgatgatgacggctCGGATAATGGGGATGACGACCTAGAAAGTACAACTAGTGCTCCGGCTGCTGAGAATGCAGAAAATCAAAGACAcacggaggaggaaaaggagctTCCGCCACATGCATGCGC ATATTGCGGCATTCATAATCCGAGCAGTGTTGTGAAATGTCTCTCATGCAGCAAATGGTTTTGCAGTGCTCGTGGAAATACGTCGTCCTCTCACATTGTCAACCACCTCGTTCGAGCACGACACAAGGAAGTGCAATTACACCCTGCCTCGTCTCTCGGAGATACAATTCTGGAGTGCTATAATTGCGGAACTaagaatgtctttcttcttgggttCATTCCAGCGAAGTCCGATACGGTCGTCGTATTACTATGCCGCCAACCTTGTGCCGCCATGCCATCGTCCAAGGACATGAACTGGGATACTTCCCGCTGGCAGCCACTCATAGAAGATCGTTCATTTCTGCCATGGCTAGTAGCTGCGCCGTCTGACCAAGAGCAACTGCGAGCTCGCCACCTCAGCCCTCAGCTTATTGCGAAATTGGAGGAAATGTGGAAAGAAAACTCCCAAGCCACGTTTTCAGATCTCGAGAAGGCCACCGCTGTAGATGACGAACCTGCTCCCGTTCTTTTACGTTATGATGATGCTTTCCAGTATCAAAACATCTTTGGACCACTCGTCAAGATTGAAGCGGATTACGATCGAAAATTGAAGGAGTCGCAGTCGCAGGATGGGTTGATTGTGCGTTGGGACCTTGGTCTTAACAACAAACATCTGGCTAGCTTCATTCTCCCAAAGCTTGAGCTTGGAGACGTCAAATTGGCTGTGGGAGACGAAATGCGACTGAAATACACTGGTGAACTGCGGCCCAAGTGGGAAGGGGTTGGATACGTCATCAAGATCCCGAACAACCAGTCTGACGAGGTTACTATTGAGTTGCGAGCAAAGGGAGATCATAAGTCGGTGCCTACAGAATGTACACACAATTTCACTGCCGACTATGTATGGAAGTCCACCTCCTTTGATCGTATGCAACTCGCCATGAAGACATTCGCAGTTGATGAGATGAGCGTTTCCGGCTACATTTTCCATCGGCTTCTGGGTCACGAGGTCGCCGCTGCACCAATGAAGACACAAATGCCTAAGAAGTTCAGTGTCCCTGGACTTCCAGAACTAAATGGTAGCCAGATTAATGCAGTCAAGAGTGTGCTACAGAGGCCTCTGAGTCTCATTCAGGGACCTCCCGGAACCGGAAAGACTGTCACCTCCGCTACCATCATTTATCATCTTGCCAAACTTAATGGAGGTCAGGTCCTAGTCTGCGCTCCTTCCAACGTCGCTGTTGATCAACTCTGCGAGCGTATCCACAGAACAGGTTTGAAGACAGTGCGTGTAACCGCCAAATCTCGCGAAGATGTGGAATCTCCCGTTGGCTTCTTGTCCCTGCATGAGCAAGTTCGCCTGAATGACAGCAATATTGAACTCCTGAAGCTTAACCAGCTTAAGGCGGAACTCGGGGAGTTGTCAAGTCAAGACGAAAAGCGACTGAAACAGCTCACGCGTTCAGCGGAGCGCGAGATTCTGAACAACGCTGACGTTATCTGCTGCACTTGCGTCGGTGCCGGTGACCCTCGTCTCGCGAAACTCAAGTTCCGCACTGTATTAATTGACGAATCTACTCAATCAGCCGAACCGGAGTGTATGATTCCGTTGGTTCTAGGATGCAAGCAGGTTGTTCTCGTTGGTGATCATCAGCAACTTGGACCCGTCATTATGAACAAGAaagcagccaaagcaggCCTCAATCAGTCGCTTTTTGAGCGACTTGTTATATTGGGTTGCTCTCCTATCCGCTTGAACGTGCAGTATCGTATGCATCCCTGTCTTTCAGAATTCCCATCGAACATGTTCTACGAGGGCTCTCTGCAGAACGGTATCTCTTCTATTGAGCGTCTTCGTCGTGATGTTGACTTCCCCTGGCCCATCAGCGATAATCCTATGATGTTCTGGTCGAACCTTGGCAATGAGGAGATCTCCGCCTCTGGAACTTCTTATCTCAATCGTACCGAAGCCACAAATGTGGAGAAAATTGTGACCCGTTTCTTCAAGGCTGGTGTACAGCCTGGAGACATTGGTATCATTACCCCTTATGAAGGCCAGCGTAGCTACATTGTTAGCTCCATGCAGGCAACCGGTACCTTTAAGAAGGAGCACTACAAGGAAATCGAAGTTGCCTCCGTTGATGCTTTCCAGGGACGAGAGAAGgacttcatcatcctctcttgTGTGCGTTCCAACGACCACCAAGGCATCGGTTTCTTGAGCGATCCGCGTCGTCTCAATGTTGCGCTTACACGAGCAAAGTATGGTCTAGCGATCCTTGGTAATCCGAAGGTGCTATCTAAGCATCCCTTGTGGAACTGCCTGTTGCAGCACTTCAAAGAACGGCATTGTCTGGTCGAGGGGCCTCTGTCTAATCTTCAGGAATCCCTGATCCAGTTTAGCCGGCCTAAACAGGCATATAGAGGGCCCCAGCGATTCCAGATGGCGTATAACCACGCCTCTAGTGTGACCAGTGGAATGATGAATGGAAAAAATGGGCACCGCAACGACTTCCACGACACCGGATCCGTGGTAGGCTATATTCCTGATGATGTCTCCTCTGTCcattcttctgctcttgGCGGTGTCGGTATTCCTTCAGGATATCCTCCTATGTTCCAGAACTTCGCAGACTCTTGGCCTGCCCTCCCAGGAAACCGTCGGGCCAATGGTAACAGAGGAAAGGGGGCGCCTAGCATTGCTGGCGAATCCATTGCAGCGACAGAATCTGACGTTACTGCAAGCATCATTGATGGCAAGAGTGTTGATCAGGGCGGCGTGAGTCTCGCTGGACTTAGTATCCACGATATGAGCAAACAGCCCAGTCTCAGTCAGTCCGACCGGCTGAAACGCTATGTCGAATCCGGTGGTCGCGAGCCTTACAAGCCTGGTGTTGCTGATAATAACAGCATCTTTGGTGGAAGCTCTGCCAGCATTCGTGTGACTCGTGGTGTACCAGGCCACATCattgatgacgacgacaCACGCAGCGTTTCTACTGCGTTTGCGAGCCAGGTAGGGGGAAACTACGATTGA
- a CDS encoding putative C2H2 transcription factor (predicted protein) produces MGDGSDYPSPRSEGPGGPATVLVTAAQEPLPPAPKMTDQLSPSFMEGTRPRLSVRRARDPPKNAAGQIYCDHPECQHAPPTFRRPCEWNKHMDKHDRPYKCLEPGCDKIQGFTYSGGLLRHQREVHKKNINAKKPLMCPYADCNRSTGNGFTRQENLKEHLRRRHMHTDNGHASELPIVPVPELDGTAALPVTSPVKRKRDSIDSVEIPDEEENGVDLRNEIKRLRREAQMKDRRLEELERIVADLQQRIPQTAVSQG; encoded by the exons ATGGGAGACGGTTCTGATTATCCCAGCCCACGAAGCGAAGGTCCCGGCGGGCCTGCAACTGTCCTTGTCACTGCTGCTCAAGAaccccttcctccagcaccaAAAATGACAGACCAACTGTCTCCGAGTTTCATGGAAGGAACTCGTCCGCGACTGTCGGTGAGACGGGCGCGAGATCCACCCAAGAACGCTGCAGGCCAGATTTATTGCGACCATCCTGAGTGTCAGCACGCGCCTCCGACGTTCCGCCGCCCATGCGAATGGAA CAAGCATATGGACAAACACGACCGCCCTTACAAGTGCTTAGAACCTGGATGTGACAAGATCCAGGGATTCACGTACTCGGGTGGCCTTTTGAGACACCAGCGCGAAGTGCATAAGAAAAACATCAACGCCAAGAAACCTTTGATGTGCCCATATGCCGATTGCAATCGCAGCACAGGCAATGGATTTACGCGTCAAGAGAACCTAAAGGAGCATCTTCGACGCCGTCATATGCATACCGATAATGGACACGCGTCCGAACTACCTATTGTGCCAGTGCCTGAACTGGATGGCACCGCGGCCCTGCCAGTCACTTCGCCTGTCAAGCGGAAACGTGACTCGATCGATTCGGTCGAAATTcctgatgaagaagaaaacggcGTTGACTTGCGAAATGAAATCAAGAGGCTGCGACGCGAAGCCCAAATGAAAGATCGACGGCTGGAGGAGTTGGAAAGAATTGTTGCGGACTTGCAGCAGAGAATCCCGCAGACTGCAGTCTCGCAGGGATAG
- a CDS encoding dual specificity protein phosphatase family protein (predicted protein): MAHSSPFTEVPMSQQTDSPYVRTQQYTRGAGKLLQPPAVPMQAEWSLPHLDPVTSATHIFPEGEFVPHGFFEKISPEWFVPETEQKEWKYYMRREAQKILPFLYLGQYASVKDRHWLKGQGFTLLLAIRDERFPHICGKNAAAELGIEAATFAVPRIQDFVSIGSHVIRTINDHISSSHTPVSNEWPYKKVFVFCETGNGYSGLALVAYLMVMLNLKLQHALAAVHMQRLSVEADEPSRQMLASFESIVIAKRNVEEARRAATEGTSLMVPTRTVCKKRSFTDRDEDEAMEDIMDIGADEHATFDRKPVAPFQDS; this comes from the coding sequence ATGGCTCATTCATCTCCTTTCACGGAGGTCCCAATGTCCCAACAAACGGACTCTCCTTATGTTCGGACTCAGCAATACACACGAGGCGCTGGTAAACTACTCCAACCACCAGCCGTCCCAATGCAAGCCGAATGGAGTCTCCCTCATCTTGACCCCGTTACCTCTGCTACTCATATCTTCCCTGAAGGAGAATTCGTCCCACATGGGTTCTTCGAAAAAATCAGCCCAGAGTGGTTCGTTCCCGAAACAGAacaaaaggaatggaagtacTACATGCGCAGAGAGGCCCAAAAGATTTTACCATTTCTCTACCTGGGTCAATATGCCTCCGTGAAAGACAGGCACTGGCTCAAGGGCCAAGGTTTCACTTTACTTTTGGCTATTCGAGACGAAAGGTTTCCACACATCTGTGGCAAGAATGCAGCTGCTGAGCTGGGAATCGAAGCTGCGACTTTTGCCGTCCCGCGGATTCAGGATTTTGTGTCCATAGGGTCTCATGTGATTCGAACCATCAATGACCATATCTCATCCTCGCATACTCCAGTCTCCAACGAATGGCCCTATAAAAAGGTCTTTGTATTTTGCGAGACTGGGAACGGTTATTCAGGCTTAGCACTAGTCGCGTACCTAATGGTAATGCTCAATTTGAAGCTGCAGCACGCCTTAGCTGCGGTTCATATGCAGCGACTATCCGTTGAAGCAGATGAACCATCGAGACAAATGCTAGCTTCATTCGAATCGATTGTTATTGCTAAAAGGAACGTTGAAGAGGCTAGACGAGCAGCCACGGAAGGCACAAGTTTGATGGTTCCTACCCGTACTGTATGCAAAAAGAGGAGTTTTACAGATCGagatgaggacgaggctATGGAAGACATCATGGATATAGGTGCAGATGAACATGCAACCTTTGATAGAAAGCCTGTGGCTCCATTTCAGGATAGTTGA
- a CDS encoding uncharacterized protein (predicted protein): MRLRDSVRPPERYESEHFYTSLGQKSLRQNRNTNRPPYIDFNPNLPPAVFPTLDLHRPEVPESDKGAQRRGGEEADNATTPQHGREQAGNHGETKDNNVTRVDLEDIPISQVENYVSSNGDLNQVYIQNMATMAAVDSSSVSDGLHDETDGIDVHDESAHEISDPKWSDLCPGIQVEVFDNLLQFYTWKDACHKLNLSREDQEEVEEHISARDKQMEREESQMKNMRRKQLRALLKIDNSARHLQDSHQFVFRKISRGTTGHLRRGTSPDYLMCHAKEVMKAKEYLRQQGLDPRYAGDWGNSISPTHPSGNDQDQDMSNLGKQVNCAQCLELAIDTADDYMRDFALDYKAPASILDKQSFINTIGAAATASPRDMALCRGNLDAAPRWLNLLYQHSIRNYQPAFRENKLVCLKIGTERAAQIHDTQQIACIQPAKLVKRFPPIDAIYYDPPSWTPGVTQSNGAGTNSTMPPRPRQTLSGEPQPLQRTMGGNWSYSSFEPHPTTSSMRFQQKLEEARLETQRARIRGTQQPPGSGDYEPSFTPRQSPEGISRSPSTATGRCMSPNSSGELYGASMPSQSEGSSRTVTFIETSLHDSTERGTASGTMYSPSIASNSYHSGNLWTQPSVAHTIQVDEEHEGLRYEDEYCPTDDEVVLLPGGNPY; encoded by the exons ATGCGACTCCGTGATAGTGTCCGCCCTCCTGAGCGCTATGAATCAGAGCACTTCTACACGTCGCTAGGCCAAAAGTCACTTCGCCAGAACAGGAATACAAACCGCCCTCCTTACATCGATTTCAACCCCAACCTGCCTCCTGCTGTCTTCCCCACTCTGGACCTTCATCGCCCAGAGGTACCAGAGTCTGACAAAGGTGCAcagaggagagggggagaagaggcAGACAATGCAACCACTCCACAGCACGGTCGCGAGCAAGCTGGGAATCATGGAGAGACTAAGGATAATAATGTGACAAGAGTTGATCTCGAGGATATCCCTATCAGCCAGGTTGAGAACTACGTTTCGAGCAACGGAGACTTGAACCAGGTCTACATCCAAAATATGGCTACGATGGCTGCTGTAGACTCATCATCTGTGAGTGATGGCTTACACGATGAGACTGATGGCATCGACGTTCATGATGAG TCTGCGCATGAGATTTCTGACCCTAAATGGAGCGATTTGTGTCCTGGAATACAAGTGGAAGTCTTCGACAATCTTCTTCAGTTTTATACCTGGAAAGACGCGTGTCATAAGTTAAATCTGTCTCGAGAAGATcaggaggaagttgaagagcatATATCTGCTCGTGACAAGCAGATGGAACGGGAAGAATCtcagatgaagaatatgcgGAGGAAGCAACTGAGAGCGCTCTTGAAAATTGACAACAGTGCAAGACATCTCCAGGATTCACACCAGTTTGTTTTCCGCAAAATCTCTCGAGGGACCACTGGCCATCTGCGAAGGGGTACTAGTCCAGATTATCTCATGTGCCATGCCAAAGAGGTCATGAAGGCTAAGGAGTATTTGCGCCAACAGGGGCTGGACCCGAGATACGCTGGTGACTGGGGTAACAGTATCAGCCCTACTCATCCGTCTGGAAAcgaccaagaccaagatatGAGCAATCTAGGGAAGCAGGTGAACTGCGCGCAATGCTTGGAATTAGCTATAGATACGGCCGATGATTACATGAGGGATTTTGCGTTGGATTATAAAGCTCCGGCTTCGATCCTGGATAAGCAGTCATTTATCAACACAATCGGGGCGGCAGCTACTGCTAGCCCAAGGGATATGGCACTGTGCAGAGGTAACTTGGATGCAGCCCCAAGATGGTTAAACCTTCTTTACCAACATTCTATACGGAACTACCAGCCAGCTTTTCGGGAGAATAAACTTGTTTGCCTCAAAATCGGTACCGAGCGTGCCGCCCAGATTCACGACACCCAACAGATAGCCTGTATTCAGCCAGCAAAATTGGTAAAACGTTTCCCTCCCATTGATGCTATTTACTATGACCCCCCTTCATGGACTCCTGGGGTTACTCAGAGTAATGGAGCGGGAACTAATTCAACAATGCCTCCAAGACCTAGACAAACTTTGAGCGGCGAACCACAGCCTCTACAGAGAACAATGGGTGGGAACTGGTCATATAGCTCTTTCGAACCTCACCCAACTACCTCTTCTATGAGATTCCAGCAAAAACTGGAAGAGGCACGACTGGAGACACAAAGAGCGAGGATACGAGGAACGCAGCAACCTCCAGGTAGTGGAGACTACGAGCCATCTTTTACCCCGAGGCAAAGCCCTGAAGGCATAAGTCGGTCACCCTCAACTGCCACTGGGAGATGTATGTCTCCTAATAGCTCAGGCGAGCTTTACGGTGCATCGATGCCGAGTCAGAGTGAAGGGTCTTCGAGAACAGTCACTTTTATTGAGACCTCTCTTCATGATTCTACAGAACGGGGGACTGCTTCAGGAACTATGTATTCGCCAAGCATCGCTTCCAATTCGTATCACAGCGGGAATCTTTGGACTCAACCTAGTGTCGCGCATACGATacaagttgatgaagaacatgaaggACTGAGATATGAAGATGAATACTGTCCTACTGATGACGAAGTGGTTCTTCTACCTGGTGGAAATCCCTATTGA
- a CDS encoding putative SNF2 family helicase/ATPase PasG (chromatin remodeling complex WSTF-ISWI, small subunit), with translation MSNSDTPVETGGMRQDSTQPSSPAGESVPEKMEVEEENTEEMDAQAKALMHLLSTSEVFVAIMADKMKKQQEEAKLEAAKQREQKSAEAMTKKKPTAEPVGKRATRTSARQSAAKEPVAEEEAKTEEQGVAKSKRGRGRKAAAPAAAAKSNTISSYFKKADVQVPEDNPTIQEALEHAADEYEANPSVLGGQDLVATQQPELITGGQMKKYQLEGLEWLKSLWMNGLCGILADEMGLGKTVQAISLLAFFKEKKISGPFLIAAPLSTVSNWVDEFARWTPSIKTVLYHGSKDERAEIRRKMMNMKNQRDIDFPVVCTSYEICMNDRKFLGQYQWRYIIVDEGHRLKNMNCRLIKELLTYNSANRLLITGTPLQNNITELWSLLHFLLPEIFNDLDSFQSWFDFSSMLDSSDKTNVIERRKRTLVSTMHSILKPFLLRRVKTDVEMSLPKKREYILYAPLTAEQKDLYREILNGTGRQYLEIRARERLMAKNERLTRSGSVKGRVDSSGDTTPNKSLKSSRSSTPASTTSTTRRRKGPQSYKEISDREFNSKLRKLEQGIEDDLDIEGPSETEQEEIERAKTFKLAKQEVAQKKMQNPVMQARLACNSPHNFYWPWNDEPVDESLITASGKMLLLDRLVTRLLANGHKILIFSQFKSQLDILQDWATQLRSWNCCRIDGAISQTDRRDQIKAFNTDPDYKIFLLSTRAGGQGINLMAADTVILFDSDWNPQQDLQAQDRAHRIGQTRPVIVYRLATKGTVEQTLLEKADSKRRLERLVIQKGKFKSLLDPTSQDDVEDLRKALGEDEFERFEAGTDPSRLLSDKDLDILTDRSEEAYARAEKGLDHSGRAFLAVETKKDGLMAQITGKG, from the exons ATGTCAAACTCCGATACACCTGTTGAGACCGGGGGCATGCGGCAAGACTCAACACAGCCGTCTTCACCGGCCGGTGAGTCGGTTCccgagaagatggaggtcgaggaggagaatacggaggagatggatgcCCAGGCTAAGGCGCTGATGCATTTGCTGAGTACCAGTGAA GTCTTTGTGGCCATCATGGCGGATaaaatgaagaagcagcaggaggaggcgAAACTCGAAGCGGCTAAACAGCGAGAGCAGAAGAGTGCGGAGGCgatgaccaagaagaagcctaCCGCTGAGCCGGTTGGGAAACGGGCGACGCGCACGAGTGCGAGGCAGAGTGCGGCGAAGGAACCTGttgctgaggaagaagcgaagacggaggagcagGGTGTCGCGAAGTCGAAACGAGGCCGGGGCAGgaaggctgctgctcctgcggCTGCTGCGAAGTCGAATACCATCTCCAGTTACTTCAAGAAGGCCGATGTGCAGGTCCCTGAGGACAATCCCACCATTCAGGAGGCGCTGGAACATGCTGCCGATGAGTATGAGGCCAACCCTTCTGTTTTGGGCGGACAGGATCTGGTCGCTACCCAGCAGCCGGAATTAATCACCGGGGGCCAGATGAAGAAGTATCAGCTGGAGGGATTGGAGTGGTTGAAATCGCTTTGGATGAATGGTTTGTGTGGTATTTTGGCAGACGAGATGGGTCTTGGGAAGACTGTGCAGGCTATTTCCTTgcttgccttcttcaaggagaagaagatttccGGGCCGTTTTTGATTGCGGCGCCACTTAGTACTGTGAGTAATTGGGTGGATGAGTTCGCTCGATGGACGCCCAGTATCAAGACGGTGTTGTACCATGGAAGCAAGGATGAGCGGGCGGAGATTCGACGGAAAATGATGAATATGAAGAATCAGCGAGACATAGACTTCCCGGTGGTTTGTACCTCCTATGAGATATGTATGAATGACCGGAAGTTCCTTGGGCAATACCAGTGGCGATATATCATTGTG GACGAAGGACACcgcttgaagaatatgaactGTCGACTCATTAAAGAACTCCTCACTTATAACTCCGCAAACAGACTCCTCATCACAGGCACACCGTTGCAGAATAACATAACCGAACTCTGGTCGCTGTTGCATTTCCTGCTGCCCGAGATCTTCAACGACCTTGATAGCTTCCAAAGTTGGTTCGACTTCTCGTCAATGTTGGACAGTAGCGACAAGACGAATGTTATCGAACGCCGAAAGCGTACTCTAGTATCCACCATGCACTCTATCCTGAAGCCGTTCCTGCTAAGACGTGTCAAGACTGACGTCGAGATGTCGCTTCctaagaaaagagaatatattCTCTACGCACCTCTGACAGCCGAGCAAAAGGACCTCTACCGTGAGATTCTCAACGGCACAGGCCGTCAATACCTCGAAATCAGGGCAAGAGAAAGACTGATGGCCAAGAACGAGCGCCTAACACGTTCCGGGAGTGTGAAAGGCAGGGTTGACAGCAGCGGTGACACAACACCAAATAAGAGTCTAAAGTCCAGTCGTTCTTCTACTCCAGCCAGCACGACCAGTACCACACGCAGGCGAAAAGGACCTCAAAGTTACAAGGAGATAAGCGACCGCGAATTCAACTCTAAGCTGCGGAAGCTCGAACAAGGGATAGAAGACGATCTGGACATCGAGGGGCCAAGCGAGACCGAACAAGAGGAGATCGAAAGAGCAAAGACTTTCAAGCTTGCCA AGCAAGAAGTAGCCCaaaagaagatgcagaacCCGGTCATGCAAGCGCGACTGGCTTGTAATTCTCCGCATAACTTCTACTGGCCGTGGAATGACGAGCCGGTCGACGAATCCCTAATAACTGCATCAGGGAAGATGCTCCTGTTGGACCGGCTTGTCACACGTCTTTTAGCCAATGGACATaagatcctcatcttctctcaATTCAAATCGCAACTAGACATCCTCCAGGATTGGGCCACCCAACTCCGCTCCTGGAATTGCTGTCGCATCGACGGCGCAATCAGCCAGACAGACCGGCGTGACCAAATCAAAGCCTTCAACACAGACCCCGACTACAAGATCTTCCTCCTAAGCACACGAGCAGGAGGACAGGGCATCAATCTCATGGCAGCTGACACAGTAATCCTCTTCGATTCCGACTGGAACCCACAGCAGGACCTCCAGGCCCAGGACCGTGCCCACCGCATCGGTCAGACACGACCAGTGATCGTCTACCGGCTAGCAACAAAGGGTACCGTCGAGCAGACATTGCTCGAGAAAGCCGATTCGAAGCGTCGTCTAGAGCGACTCGTCatccaaaaaggaaagtTCAAGAGTCTTCTAGATCCCACGTCGCAGGATGACGTCGAGGATCTGAGAAAGGCGCTCGGAGAAGATGAGTTCGAGCGTTTCGAGGCCGGTACGGATCCCAGTCGTCTGCTCTCTGATAAGGATCTCGATATCTTGACGGATCGTAGCGAGGAGGCTTATGCTCGTGCTGAGAAGGGGCTGGATCACAGTGGACgggctttcttggctgtcgagacgaagaaagatggGCTGATGGCGCAGATTACTGGGAAGGGTTAA